A window from Bordetella petrii encodes these proteins:
- a CDS encoding UvrD-helicase domain-containing protein, whose protein sequence is MSDSAPIGHGLNPAQKEAVLYLDGPCLVLAGAGSGKTRVITQKIAYLLRECGYMGRNIVALTFTNKAAREMDERVKTLVDRKLAKGLTISTFHSLGVRLLREEARQAGLKPQFSILDADDAMAIIQELLATTDRGRLRAVQSIISLWKNALLGPDDAARTAATPGEVEAANVYRSYSATLAAYQAVDFDDLIRIPAQLLESNEAVRTRWQNRVRYLLVDEYQDTNVCQYRLVQLLCGDRAMFTAVGDDDQAIYAWRGATIENLAKLTTDYPQLKLIKLEQNYRSVQRILAAANTVIEKNPKLFEKKLWSDLGVGEPILVSPMENDEHEAQSIAMKISAARFERQAQWKDFAILYRGNHQSRILEQALRNLKIPYTIAGGQSFFDKAEVRDILSYLRLIANDDDDPAFIRAATTPKRGIGQATLQVLGQYAAQREVSLLAAVAETGLESLLQPRQLDSLRTFAEFIRRIQWRAGRGRTDGQGSAEPAGAILDDMLGAIQYERYLYDTLEEKPAQTRWENVLELTGWLKRKAEEDGMSLFDLVQHVALITMLERGEEEEPDAVKLSTLHASKGLEYPHVYLAGVEEGLLPHLGKDDEDGDPARAAENLATRIQEERRLMYVGITRAQRSLNLSWCKKRRRAREDMVREPSRFIEEMGLGDIPVQEDEATRAMSPKERLGMLKALLKK, encoded by the coding sequence CGGCCCGTGCCTGGTGCTGGCCGGCGCGGGCAGCGGCAAGACGCGCGTCATTACGCAGAAAATCGCCTACCTGCTGCGCGAATGCGGCTACATGGGCCGCAATATCGTGGCGCTGACTTTCACCAACAAGGCGGCGCGCGAGATGGACGAGCGCGTCAAGACGCTGGTCGACCGCAAGCTGGCCAAGGGCCTGACCATCAGCACCTTCCATTCGCTGGGCGTCAGGCTGCTGCGCGAAGAAGCGCGCCAGGCGGGGCTGAAGCCGCAGTTTTCCATCCTGGATGCGGACGACGCCATGGCGATCATCCAGGAGCTTCTGGCCACCACCGACCGCGGCCGGCTGCGCGCGGTGCAGTCGATTATTTCGCTGTGGAAGAACGCGCTGCTTGGCCCCGACGACGCGGCGCGCACCGCCGCCACGCCCGGCGAGGTCGAGGCGGCCAATGTGTACCGCAGCTACAGCGCCACCCTGGCGGCCTACCAGGCCGTGGACTTCGACGACCTGATCCGCATACCGGCGCAGCTGCTGGAAAGCAACGAAGCGGTGCGCACCCGCTGGCAGAACCGTGTGCGCTACCTGCTGGTGGATGAATACCAGGATACCAACGTGTGCCAGTACCGGCTGGTGCAGCTGCTGTGCGGCGACCGCGCGATGTTCACCGCGGTGGGCGACGACGACCAGGCTATCTACGCCTGGCGCGGCGCCACCATCGAGAACCTGGCCAAGCTCACCACCGATTATCCGCAGCTCAAGCTGATCAAGCTGGAACAGAATTACCGCTCGGTGCAGCGCATCCTGGCGGCGGCCAACACGGTCATCGAAAAAAACCCCAAGCTGTTCGAAAAGAAACTGTGGTCGGACCTGGGCGTGGGCGAACCCATTCTGGTGTCGCCGATGGAAAACGACGAGCACGAAGCCCAGTCGATCGCCATGAAAATCTCGGCGGCCCGGTTCGAGCGGCAGGCGCAATGGAAAGACTTCGCCATTCTGTATCGCGGCAATCATCAGTCGCGCATTCTGGAACAGGCGCTGCGCAACCTGAAGATTCCGTACACCATCGCCGGCGGACAAAGTTTCTTTGACAAGGCCGAGGTGCGCGATATTCTGTCGTACCTGCGCCTGATCGCCAATGACGACGACGACCCGGCCTTCATCCGCGCCGCCACCACGCCCAAGCGCGGCATCGGCCAGGCCACGCTGCAGGTGCTGGGGCAGTATGCCGCGCAGCGCGAGGTGTCGCTGCTGGCCGCAGTGGCCGAAACCGGCCTGGAAAGCCTGCTGCAGCCGCGCCAGCTGGATTCGCTGCGCACCTTTGCCGAGTTCATCCGCCGCATCCAGTGGCGCGCGGGGCGTGGCCGCACCGACGGCCAGGGCTCGGCCGAGCCGGCCGGCGCCATCCTGGACGACATGCTGGGGGCCATCCAGTACGAGCGCTACCTGTACGACACACTGGAAGAAAAGCCGGCCCAGACGCGCTGGGAAAACGTGCTGGAGCTCACCGGCTGGCTCAAGCGCAAGGCCGAGGAAGACGGCATGTCATTGTTCGACCTGGTGCAGCACGTGGCGCTGATCACCATGCTGGAACGCGGCGAAGAAGAAGAGCCCGACGCGGTCAAGCTGTCGACGCTGCACGCGTCCAAGGGGCTGGAGTATCCGCACGTGTACCTGGCCGGCGTGGAAGAGGGCCTGCTGCCGCACCTGGGCAAGGATGACGAAGACGGCGACCCGGCGCGCGCGGCCGAGAACCTGGCCACCCGCATCCAGGAAGAGCGGCGGCTGATGTACGTGGGCATCACGCGCGCGCAGCGCAGCCTGAACCTGAGCTGGTGCAAGAAGCGGCGCCGCGCCCGCGAAGACATGGTGCGCGAGCCTTCGCGCTTCATCGAAGAGATGGGGCTGGGCGACATCCCCGTGCAGGAAGACGAGGCCACCCGCGCCATGAGCCCCAAAGAGCGCCTGGGCATGCTGAAGGCGCTGCTGAAGAAATAA
- a CDS encoding M20 family metallopeptidase, translating into MSSLPSTEALVAGIQSWVRCESPSNSPQGVAAMAALVETQARAAGLTVEVTPLGPDTGPLLYATNRAAGDTRPGILVLAHLDTVHPIGTLQDNPCRIEGDRLYGPGSYDMKGGIYLALAALSTLAQPGSTRLPVDFLMVPDEEIGSHASRASIERYAANAKYGLVCEPARPNGGKCVTARKGTGMLRLNVKGRPAHAGMQHEKGRSAIREMAHQVLALEAMTDYERGVTVSVGTIAGGTVTNTVPAQCRCVVDFRVPDMGAAEDVLRRMRNLCAVGPDVELDIDVELNRPPMVRSDAAAALLALAQEYAREAGFALEEAPMTGGGSDANFTSAMGVPTLDGLGADGDGAHTLHEYILVSTLQTRAKFWELLLRELA; encoded by the coding sequence ATGTCATCCCTGCCCTCCACCGAAGCACTCGTCGCCGGCATCCAATCGTGGGTGCGCTGCGAATCGCCATCCAACTCGCCGCAAGGCGTGGCCGCCATGGCCGCCCTGGTCGAGACGCAGGCGCGCGCCGCCGGCCTGACGGTCGAAGTCACGCCGCTGGGGCCGGACACGGGCCCGCTGCTGTACGCCACCAACCGCGCGGCCGGCGACACGCGTCCCGGCATTCTGGTGCTGGCGCACCTGGATACGGTGCATCCCATCGGCACGCTGCAGGACAACCCCTGCCGCATCGAAGGCGACCGCCTGTACGGCCCCGGCAGCTACGACATGAAGGGCGGCATCTATCTGGCGCTGGCCGCCCTGTCCACGCTGGCGCAGCCCGGCAGCACGCGCCTGCCGGTGGATTTCCTGATGGTGCCCGACGAAGAGATCGGCAGCCATGCCTCGCGCGCCTCGATCGAACGCTACGCGGCCAACGCCAAGTACGGCCTGGTGTGCGAGCCGGCCCGCCCCAACGGCGGCAAGTGCGTCACCGCCCGCAAGGGCACCGGCATGCTGCGCCTGAACGTCAAGGGCCGTCCGGCCCACGCCGGCATGCAGCACGAAAAAGGCCGCAGCGCCATTCGAGAAATGGCCCATCAGGTGCTGGCGCTGGAAGCCATGACCGACTACGAGCGCGGCGTAACCGTCAGCGTGGGCACCATCGCCGGCGGCACGGTCACCAACACGGTGCCGGCGCAATGCCGCTGCGTGGTCGATTTCCGCGTGCCCGACATGGGCGCGGCCGAAGACGTGCTGCGCCGCATGCGCAACCTGTGCGCGGTGGGGCCGGATGTGGAACTGGACATCGACGTCGAACTCAACCGGCCGCCCATGGTGCGCAGCGACGCGGCCGCCGCGCTGCTGGCGCTGGCGCAGGAATACGCGCGGGAAGCCGGCTTCGCACTGGAAGAAGCCCCCATGACGGGCGGCGGCAGCGACGCCAACTTCACCTCGGCCATGGGCGTGCCCACGCTGGACGGCCTGGGCGCCGACGGCGACGGCGCGCACACCCTGCACGAGTACATCCTGGTGTCCACCCTGCAAACCCGCGCGAAGTTCTGGGAACTGCTGCTGCGCGAACTGGCATAA